A segment of the Zingiber officinale cultivar Zhangliang chromosome 8B, Zo_v1.1, whole genome shotgun sequence genome:
CTTCACAAACTTACCAGCACAACAAACAGAATCACATTAAAAATTGCAACAATTCTCCACTCCATCTTCATGTATTGTGCAACTCCAGCCCTACATTGAAGCACAGGAAATTATGCTATCGTACTGGAAACTAAACAAAAGGGAAAAAAATCTCTGGGGAATGTTTAGAGAACTAGCTTGCAAGAGTCGCAGTCATAACACTTGATACTTCGTGCATTTTTATACAGTTTGCAGTCCTTGTTCTTGCTCACAGGATGATAGCTAAGGTCGTAGTAGGAAGCATTTACTGCAGGATATCCACACCTGAAAATAAGAGGAAGCATCTGTGGTTGcgcaaagaaaataaaataggTGCTACACTAGAGGGAGGTAAAAACAGCTGCAAATTCAGGGTAAAAtctgaagattgttataaaataaatttcaacttTTCCTTTTAAAAAGGAGCCAAATTTGCAGCCTAATTCACATATAGAAAAGAAAATGCCACTGCAATAGAAGTGACAACATAAACAAGCCGCGTTATAGTTATAGTTTTAGTTTGCAATTAAATAAAATGTCCAAGTgtatcttcatcatcatcattccGAAGATGCGTTTGCCCCAATTATTTGGGGTCAGTTTTTTCTATTACATTGACAatgttttctttaattttatgctTACCAAAAATAAATTTCCTATCGAccagtaaaaatatttttaaacttccaCAAGGGAGTAAAAGGAAGTATAATGTTAAGAATATTTAATCAGAGTTTTACAATTTCTAATATGCCTGCCTTTGACCACTTGAAATCTTCCCCTCAGTGTTCCAAAACGGTCTGTTGAGTGTCTTATAGACAGAAGAGTTGGAATATGCATTGAAAATATGTATGATCGTTTAAGGATTATCATATCAATAAGCATCAAGAATTTGTATAAGAACCAGAATGcagtaaaaaaacaaataaaagtgGCAAATCTTACTCTGATGGTGGCCTACAGCACCCGGCCTCTATAGGGGTTAATTCTGCTAGTTTATATTCCTTGAGAGTCTGGCAAATGTTGAGATGGGTGAGAAAACCTCCTGGAGTTAAACTTTTCTAAGACCAGAATGAGACGAACCTTGAATCTTTTTGGCAAACTGTTGCACTCCTCAGATTTGACTAGGCAACTTCTTAAATGCCTCCAGTGTTTGCTATCATTGAGCTTTAAATACCATTTTTATTCAACAGATAGTGGACAGCCAAACGACATACATGCCAATTCATGAAAAGTAAGAGTTACCTGCTTTAAGAACCAAGGACTGTAATCTTGAAGATGGTACTCCTTGTACCTACACAGTCATTTAATATGAAATGACTAGTGCAATATGTGATCCATTTAACTGAGATGGAAATTAGAAAGCTCCCTGAGTTTATAATCTCtataaattggagaaaaaaacCTATTTCGCGTTATATATAGGATTCATGATAAAATTCTAAATGTAGAATACCAATTTGTATAAACCCACCAAACATACACTAATAACTCTAACACCTCTTACAATAACAAAGATACTAGTTGAACCAAAAATGAATCTTTCTAAATTCAATATTAGAAACTACTGCAAAGTACTTAGATGTCATTCATAGTCAGTGGATGTCATTATTTCTCccttctcttttatttcttttttttgacATTGcattctttgttcattttgaattaaGCAGAAAAGATTAAGTTAATATTAACAGAGAACAAGTTTTCTTACCTCAGTCCATTTACAGCATGACCTGAACCGCTATTTGTTATGATAAACCTAaacattttattaaattaaacatCAGGATCCAGTTTTAAATGGAAAAAGAATGACTAAACCAAAGAAGTAAAGAAGATGAATAACGACAACCGAGTTTAATGTTTCTTTTTGCCAAGTTCCATATTCCACTATCTAATCGAGTAAGAATCTGTTGAAGCCACCAGACTTCCTATTATGCAATGAAAACTCATACTAACATGGTTCTTGAATGCTACAAGCAATAATCAAATTGAAGTGTCGTGCATACCAAAACATTAATGTTTTTACACTGAAAGTTCTGTGGTTAGCATTAACTGAAAGTGCTACAGCAGTATTGTACACTGGGATTTACAAGGTTTTGTTAAAAATTCGGAATTTGTATAAACCAGAAGATCTTCTCAAAATTCAAGTGAAGCCCCATAAGGAACTAAAAGCTTTAGATCCTTTTTGCTAAATTATTTAGGTGTAAATAATAGTAAATACATTACAACTTGTATAAAAAATATGCTTAGACAAGTTTAAAGCTTTCACTGAGTGATGCCTATGCCTTTTTGTGATGTGCATTGAGTTTGAAAGAGAGAAAATTGAAACTTTGGCTTAAACCAAATTGCTCAATCCATTTGACAGGCATGCAGATGATAACAATGCAAATGAAGTGGGCATATCACAGAATGTACAAACATATAACTAGAAAAGCATAGACGGAACATGCCTAACAGAAATAGAATACCATTGTACATTAGATATAAGGAGCTTCAACGAGTAACCTAAGCCACTTATTttagaaaagaaaacttttttcaTCTTTATACCAGTGTAAAAGATGTTACTATCACAAAAACATTGCAGCACATAGctctcatttttatttatcaGTTTCTGGATTGAACAGACTTCATAACTTAATTAAACCATGTTACTGATACCAATACCACATATAATCCTCAAAACAATGAAAGAAATTTCTTGGACTATGTTATAAAATGGCAATTACTCTGAAGGCATGTTACCAACAAAAGGACTATTATATAAAATTGATTTTAGCTTCCAGATGTGAATAGAGAGGGAAAAACATTAGTtcaattttcattaacaatttctTTTGATTTACAAAATCAATGACTACTTCCCAAAGTAGAAATTCAGTGACTGAAAGGGTAAGAATAGTATCTTCCTTTACAATAAATCATGGAAATCCTTTGATTCATCAAGAAGTAGGAATAGTTGCTTATCGTAACTGAGATAATAAATTGAATAGTTAATATAATACTTACGCAAGAACAGTGGAAACCATGATCGCAATCAAAATCAAGCACAACATGACAAGATACTAAAATTTCAATGTCAAGGTCCAACATAGAGCATAATGGGAAGAGAGATAAACAATTGATCAATTGGACAACTTGTAGCCAATCCAAAGGATACCACCCAGAGAAACACCACAACAT
Coding sequences within it:
- the LOC122017667 gene encoding tetraspanin-10-like isoform X1 codes for the protein MSTSTSTFVIRWINFFTMILGIGVIFFGIWMGVHHDQCRRSLTLPVMGLGASILLISFIGFLGAWKNVVVFLWVYLVMLCLILIAIMVSTVLAFIITNSGSGHAVNGLRYKEYHLQDYSPWFLKQLNDSKHWRHLRSCLVKSEECNSLPKRFKTLKEYKLAELTPIEAGCCRPPSECGYPAVNASYYDLSYHPVSKNKDCKLYKNARSIKCYDCDSCKAGVAQYMKMEWRIVAIFNVILFVVLSFVYFIGCCARRNVSRIHTPKIPRRR
- the LOC122017667 gene encoding tetraspanin-10-like isoform X2, with product MPKVVDPSCHGSWCIDSFNIIYWFPGSLEECCGVSLGVSCHVVLDFDCDHGFHCSCVSIILTIQFIISVTISNYSYFLMNQRISMIYCKGRFIITNSGSGHAVNGLRYKEYHLQDYSPWFLKQLNDSKHWRHLRSCLVKSEECNSLPKRFKTLKEYKLAELTPIEAGCCRPPSECGYPAVNASYYDLSYHPVSKNKDCKLYKNARSIKCYDCDSCKAGVAQYMKMEWRIVAIFNVILFVVLSFVYFIGCCARRNVSRIHTPKIPRRR